ATCAAAAGGACGCACAGATACAGCATTGCCTACTGGAACCCCGGCTTATTTGCTTGAAATGGCCAACCAAAAACGGGTAGAACGCGAATTAGAAATTGCCCATGAGGTGCAACAATCTTTTCTCCCAGGGAAAATGCCGGAAATGCCAGGGGTAGCCCTTGCAGCGTTATGCCAAGCAGCACACGAAACGGGCGGTGATTATTATGAAGTACTCCAGTTGGACGAACACCGCATGGGAATCGCCATTGGTGATGTTAGCGGAAAGGGCATTCAGGCCGCTTTTTACATGACCCTCATAAAAGGGATGCTTCAAACCCTGATGATGGAAACCAATGATCCCGCCGAAGTGCTTTGTCGGGTGAACCGCCACTTCAAACGAAATGCCCGCCCTGGCATCTTCGTTTCTGTGGTCTATGGCATACTTGATATCCAAAAGCGTACCTTTACATTTGCTCGTGCCGGACATAATCCCACCTTGCTTAAGCGCTCCAATAGCCAAATCGCCGAGAGCCTCCGACCAAACGGGATGGCCATTGGCATGACCTCCGGTCTCCAGTTTGATGCCTTGATAGAGGCACAAACCATCTCGTTGCGTGCTGGAGACACGATTGTCCTTTATACGGATGGCTTCTCGGAGGCTGCCAATGAGCAAAAAGCCATTTTTGGCGATCAACAACTGGCAGAATTGGTGGCTCAACATGCCCAAAAACCACCCGAAAAACTGATTCAGTTTTTGCAAGAACAAGTGCAATCTTTTGTCGGTAGGGCTGGTCAGCGCGATGACATGACGATGCTGGTGTTTAAGCTCACCTGATTTTTTCCCATGATAAACGCCTTCCGATGCTTCGGATGCGAAAGGGTTTTCTTTCCACCTTTCGGCGTTCGCAGCACCTATAACCTTTCGGCGTTCACAGCACCCGAAAGCGTTACCAACCCCGCGCCTCGGTTCAAACGCCTTCCGATGCTTTGGATGCGAAAGGGTTTTTGCAGCACGAAAGCGTTACCAACACCGCGCCCTGTACGATTTCTTTAGAACGGGCGCAAATGGGGCGTAGCCCTATGATCTTCGTAGTAGGAGCCACACATTCAAGAAGGCACAAAGGGGCGTAGCCCTAACATCTTAAACCGATGATAAAGCCACAAAATCGCAGATAAAAACCTTGTGCGAAACACAAATCATTCATAAATTGCGAAGCAACCATTCCTCTTATTTTGCTTGCTTATGCGTAAAATCATCCTCATATTTTTGGATATTTTTGTTGGCGTTGTCGTGCTTGGCGTATTCGTGAACATTCTTTCTGATTTGGATTTTCCTCCAAAATGGTTCAAAGTCAACGGATATTATGTTTGGGCTACGTTCTTACCTTTCATTCTACTTTGGGTTTATCTTCGTTTTTTGCAAGACAAACTAAATGCTCCTTCCAAGAAACCCAAAACGCTTTTAGACAAAGCCAAAGCCCATTACCAAAAACGCACCGAGCAGAAACTCATGAAGCGTTTGCCTGTAACGCTCACGCTTAAACCCAGCACCACAGGCACAGACAAAGCATTTGCCGAGAAGTATTTCAAACAAGAGAAGCGCGACATTAAGCCCGAAGAATGGTTAGAAACGTTTGATGCACACAAAAAACTGCTGATGATTGGCAAGCCCGGCGCAGGAAAAACGATCTTGCTCTTAGACTTGGCGCTACAATTATGCCAACGCGCTGAACAAGACGACACGCAACCCGTTCCTGTGTGGCTAAACGTGGCAACGTGGCACGAAAACATCGCCGATAAAGAGATGAAACAAGGCTTTTTGCAGCGTTTTGGGTTTAATAACGCACCGAACAAAGCCCTGACCGACACGCTTGCCACCAAGTTGCCCTTTGTGCGTTGGCTCGGCGCTACCTTGAAGCACGATCCCATTTTCAGCCTCTTGCCCGATGAACTGCTTTCGTTGCTTCAACAAAGCAAAATCTGCCTCATGTTAGACGGCTTAGACGAAACCGCCCAAGCAGAACGCGCCTCGTTTTTGCAAGCGTTGGATAAATTTTGCGGCGAATACCCCAATGTGCGCTATGTGCTGACTTCGCGTGTGGACGAATACGAAGATGTGAACGAAAACGCTTCGGTGAATGCCCAACTCGAAGTGCAACCGCTAACATGGCGCTCTATTCGTGCTTCGTTACAACGTGCCGAGCAAAAAGACCGCCCCGAAGCCCAAAACTTGATTAAGGCAGTGGAACACAACGCCGCGTCGAACCAGGTTGTTACCACGCCGTATTACTTGAACTTGGCAATGGAATGTTACCAATTTCGCAGCGACGTACCAAAATGGATGGAAACGCAAAACCCCGAACTTTTAGCCGCCGAGATACAAGAGTATTTCATGGAAAAGCAGTTGGGTAGCGACAAAATCTTGCGCCACACGCTTTCATGGCTTGCCGCACAGATGCAACCACGCAACAAGGTTACGTTTGAGCTGACGGACTTGCAACCCACGATGTTGGGAACGCGAAAATGGGTGTATGGGCTGATCGTCGGGCTGATCTTCGGGCTGATCTTCGGGCTGATCTTCGGGCTGATCGTCGGGCTGATCGTCGGGCTGATTGATGCAGGAATGCGAACCGAATCGTTAGGATCACTACAAAAACCTTATACACGCTTAAAGGCTTCGTTATGGAATGAAGGATTGAAATGGGCGTTTATCTTTTTAATTGCACTACCACCTGCTGCCTACTTCCAAGCACAATACAAAGGCTCAAATTTAGATTTTATTTCGTGGCTATGGGCAATGTTGCAAAACCCAAAACAACCGCTTGGCTTCATAGGTATTCCAATCGTTTTACTCATCTCAAACGCCTTCTTCCAGCATCTCTGCCTTCGGGTTGCGTTGTGGCTTGCGTATCGGTTTCCGCTTCGGTTGGTTACGGTGTTGGCGCGTGGCGTAGCGGCGAAGCTGTTGGAGCAAGACGGCGGCATTTGGCGGTTCAGGCATCAGAACTTGCGGGATGCGTTTGCGAAGATGGCTGCTGATAAAACGGCGTAGCGCTCTGTTCGTCGGCGCGAAGATTCAGCCATTCGAGCGCTTACTTTGCAAAATAGGGCAAGGGTGTAGCCCCACAATCTTTGTAGATCAATCAGTATTTCACCACAACATAAGGGGCGTAGCCCTGACATCTTATACGAAATGGCAAATACCTACACACAATTATACATTCAATTTGTTTTTTCCGTTAAAGGCAGACAAAACCTTATCAAAGAGGCATTTCGAGATGAATTAGAAAAAGTAATGTGTGGGATTGTAACCCATCAAAAATGTAAACCTCTTGCTATTTATTGCAATCCCGACCACACGCATCTTTTCATTGGGTTGCATCCAACGATTTCGCCCTCGAAGTTAATGGAGCAAGTGAAATCAGGTTCGTCTAAATGGCTAAACGAAAAAAATTACATACAAGGAAAATTCTCGTGGCAAGATGGATATGGCGCATTCACCTATTCTAAATCACACATTGACAAGGTTGTGAAATACATTTTGAATCAGCCCGAACATCACAAAAAACAATCCTTCAAGGATGAATATCTGAATTTGCTTGAAAAATTTGATGTGGATTATGACGCGCAATACCTGTTTGAATGGTACGAATAAACAAGATTGCAGGGCTAGCGCCCCTTTGCCAATATTTGAAATCCTTTTCTACTAAGACATCAGGGCTAACGCCCCTTCCATCAATCAAAGCCGTAAGCAGATTTGGGAACATGATTTGAATGGCACGAATAAACAAGATTGCAGGGCTAACGCCCCTTTTATGATAAACGCCTTCCGATCCTTCGGATACGAAAGGGTTTTCCGTTCCACCTTTCGGCGTTCGTAGAACCCATAACCTTTCGGCGTTCGCAGCACCCGAAAGCGTTAACAACCCCGCGCCTCGGTTCAAACGATTTCCGATCCTTTGGATGCGAAAGGGTTTTTGCAGCACCCGAAAGCGTTCATAGTACCAAAACAGGGAAGTAGAATTTTCTGTTTGCCTTTTTTGTATCTTGTTCTTTTCCAATTCACTTATCTTAATGCGCGCTTCTTATGTTCAAATATCTTGCTTTCTACTTGCTTTGTGCTTCTTGCGTGTTTGCACAAAACGAAATTCGTTATCAAACGGATTTTCCGCCCGAAGAATTTGCTGCACGATGGAATAAGGTCTATGATAAAATTGGGCAGAACGTTGCGATCATTCAATCGGCTGCCGAGCCATTAGACTATCGCGTGTTTCGTCAATCGAATGATTTTTATTACCTATGTGGACTTGAAACGCCCAATTCGTACTTGGTTTTAGATGGTCGCTCGCGTCGCGCAACCTTGTATTTACCTCACCGCGATCAGGGACGAGAGCGTAATGAAGGCAAGCGACTTTCCGCAGAAGATGGCGCAAAAGTGCGCGAATTGACGGGCGTTTTCTCAGTCTGGCCCATTGAGCAATTGGGGCGCGACTGGGTTTGGGGCAACTTGGTTCGACAACCGATGCCCGCGATTTTCACCCCATTCAGCCCTGCCGAAATTGGCAACGATGCCCGCGACCAATCTTTGGCGGCTTTTGCCAACAACAGCGCCGATCCTTGGGATGGCCGCCCTTCTCGTGAAGGTTGGTTCATTGAGCGCTTGCAACAACGTTATCCGCAGTTGGCGGTGAAAGACCTTTCGCCGATCCTTGACGAAATGCGCATGATAAAATCTGAGCGCGAAATTGCCCTTATCCGCCGTGCTTCTGAATTGGCGGCTCATGGCATTATGGAAGCGATGCGCTCTACGGAAGTGGGCGTGTATGAGTATCAGCTTGAGGCGGCGGCGCGGTATATGTATCAAGTCAATGGTGCGCGGCGCGAAGGCTATTCCGCTATCGTCGGCGGGGGCAAAAATGCGTGGATGGGGCATTATTTCCACAATGATATGCCGCTCAAAGATGGCGACTTGGTGCTACTGGATTATGCGCCTGATTATAAATATTACACTTCCGACATCACCCGAATGTGGCCCGTCAATGGCAAATTTAGCCCCGAACAGCGCGAATTGTATGGTTTTATTATTGCGTATCGAGATGCCCTTTTGAAGCAGATTAGACCGAATCGTACCAGCAATGAAATCATGGATGCGGCGGCGGCAGAAATGAAAACGTACATCGAATCGCGGAAATGGTCGAAGCCCCATTATGAAGTAGCCGTTCGTAATGCGCTTTCGTTTCGTGGACATTTGTCGCATGGGGTGGGCATGAGCGTTCACGATGCAGCGAATTATCGGGCGCTTCCGCTTCAAAAAGGCATGGTGTTCTCGGTGGATCCGATGATTTGGGTTCCCGAAGAGCTGCTCTATGTGCGCATGGAAGAGGTGGTGGTCGTTACCGAAAAGGGGGTAGAAAACTTCACGGCTTTCATGCCAACAACGATTGAGGAGATCGAAGCGCTGATGAAAGAAACGGGTATTGTGCAGTTTAGAAAAGCACTCAAAAACTAAATAGCCATGCAAAACTTGATTTTCAGCCCTTGTTTAAAAGCAAACGTCCAAACGAAGCATCGCACCAACATTTTCCTCGTTGCGAATATTTTTTCTGTTTTATCTATCTTCGTTTCCTCAATTTCTGCACAGCCCAAAGCGTTGTTTGAGGCAACGCCGTTTCCCGAAAAAACGCGCAATTATGATGTGCTGCATTATAAAATTGACCTCCGCTTGGATTTTGCACAAGAGGCCTTTTTCGGAGAAACAACGGTTTCTTTTCGCGCTTTACAAGACGGTCTGAAGAAAATCGAATTGGATGCAGAAACCTTTAGGGTTAAGGATGTACGCGACTTTCAGGGGAAAGCACTGAAATTTGAGTATGCGCCAAGTCTGCGACATCGGCAAGGCGGCTTGCAAATTGAATTGGGTAAATCGTTGAAATATGACGAAAAAGCTGCCGTTACGATTCGATACGAAGCCATTGGCGTAAAGCCTGATCCTACTAAGTTTGGCATGTCGGCAGATTATGATTTAGGCTTGACCTTTAAAAAAGCGACGGAATCGCGCAACGTTTTGGCCAATACGCTCTCTTTTCCCGAAGGTGCGCGGCATTGGTTTCCTTGTAATGACACGCCCAACGACAAAGCAAGTCAGGAACTCATCGCGCACATTCCTGCTTCCATGAAGGCACTCTCGAATGGGAAACTAATATCCAACACGGTAAAAAATGGCGTTCGCTCGGTACATTGGAAGCAAGAAAAGCCCCATTCTACCTATCTTTCTGTGCTGGTGGTGGGCGATTATGCGGTTTTGCACGAGCAGTATAAAAAGGTGTCGCTTGGGTATTGGGTGTATCCCAAAGAGGTCCCAAATGCGATGCGCTCGTTCCATCAAACACCAAGCATCATGGCGTTTATGGAAGAACTTTTTGGTACCGCATTTCCTTGGGATAAAAACGATCAGATCACGATTCCAGGCATCGGCGGTGGGGCGGAAAGCACAGGTGCAACGGTTCTGGGCGAAAGTACGATCCACGATGAACGTGCCGATCCCGATTTTCCCAGCCATTGGCTGGTCGCACACGAAGCCGCGCATCAATGGTTCGGCAATCTCATCACCGCACGCGATTGGTCGGAAACATGGCTCAACGAAAGTTTTGCGACCTTTGCCGAAAATGATTATATCCGTCATTCACTTGGCGAAAAAGAAGGGCAAAAATACCGCATGGACAAATGGAATGGCTATTTGCAAGAAACAAATACGAAATATACGCGCCCCATGCGCTATCGCGGATTTACCATGCCCAACGAGCATTTTGACCGCCACACCTATCACAAAGGCTCAATCGTCTTGCATTATTTGCGTGCTGTCATGGGAAAAGACGCTTTCACCCGATCTTTGGCACTTTTTTTAAAACGCCACGCCTTCCAACCTGCAACGACAGAAGACTTGAAAGATGCCATTAAAGATGCAACAGGGCAAAATCTCGATTGGTTTTTCAATCAATGGATTGACCGTGCAGGACATCCGAGTATTACGGTAAACTATGAATGGAACGAGGCGGAAAGGGTCGTGCAGTTAAATGTGTTACAAACACAAACGCTTTCGGAAGCCGTTCCGCTGTTCAATATCAAAACACAAGTCGAACTCGTTTTTTCCAATGAAACCATCCGCGTTCCTTTCGAGGCGCAAAGTTTGAAAACGGGTATTTCTTATCGCATCAAACCTGAACATATTGGTAAACCACGCATCCGATTCGATCCTGACATGACGCTGCCAGCAGAAGTGCAATATGATGTATCCGAAGTTGAATGGCGCAAGATCCTTCAAGACGGAAATGTGCGCGACCAGCTTTTGGCGGTTGCATATTTTGGGAAAGACCTTGAAAAATATGCTTCGTTGTTACAAGAAACTGCGCAAAAAGCTCCGTTTTGGGCAATACGCCAAGCGGCAACCCAGGTTTTTGTGAATGCCTCCGATCCCAATCGCTTTGCTGATTTCTTCCGCGCACAACTGAACGATGCGCATTCACGGGTTCGTGTTTCGGCGGTTCGGGGACTTGCCGCAACCAAGCAAACGACGCATGCACCAACCCTCCGCACCCTTTTTACCAACGACAAGAGCTATTTGGTACAAGCTGAAGCACTTCGTGCCTTGGGCGCTTGCGGCAACCCATCGGATATTTCATTGTTGGAAGCGGCGCGAACAATGGCTTCGCCGCGCAATGTACTTCAAACTGCCGCCGATGAAGCGCTTCGGGTATTGCGCAAGCCTTAGGGATGCTTAATACCTTTTATGCAACAAAACCGCGCCCTGATCCTCGCAATGCGAAACTACCTTTCAGCGTTTGCAAAACCCAAAAGCATTAACAAAACTAAATTCCGAAGCAACCATTTTCCGTATTTTCCTTAACGATTTAGCACACCAAAGCGATGATAATATCCATTGGACAAGACAAGAAAAAAATAGGTGAACACGGAAAAAACGTGTTACAAGGCATATTGAACAATTTAGATGACCTTGCCGACTTCAAATTTGGTAGCTTTTTGCGGGAGGCTTATAAGGACATTAAAGACAAAACACCCGAACAACAGGCTTTTTTATGGCTACAATCTGCGTTAATCGAGGCGTGGATTGAATGTTTGGAACAATATCATCGTGATTATGCACTAGATGTGTCCTTGTACCGAAAAGAAGGCATTCTGGATGTGTTACAAGAAAGCTTCGAGATAAACGAAGAGTTTTACCAAAAACCCGATGAGCAGCCTTTTGTGAAAGCCGCGCAACGTAGTTTTGAAGCATGGTTGAAAAGGGAAGCGATGGCAGCCCGTTTGAAGGAAAAGTATGTATTGCAATATCCCACCTTCGTAGCCAAAGCGTTGTACACCGCCTTACAAGCAACGCCAAGCCAAAGCGCGTTTATTGATCAAGCGCTGAACGATAAGTTTTTTCCGTATCAAAAGCGTGTGCTGCGCTGGCGCGAGCAACAACAAACGTGGAAGCAGCTCTACGAAACCGCAGATGCCTTTGGGAAAGAATTTGCGCTGAAAGAGGCGTACATCATGCCCCGTTTTGTGCTATTTGCAGGGAAACAGCCACATGAATGGGGTTCGATGGGTGAAGATGAAATGGAAGAAGCATGGAAAAACAAGCAAGGCTTTCCCGACAACCCACGCTTACAACAAGAATGGCGGCGAAAACGCACCAAGCAATATCAATTTACAGCACCTTGCGACAACCCTGAAAACCATGATATACATAAGTTCCTACGCGCTTTTGCACAAGGAAAAATACGCAACCTGAACTTATCGAAGATAGATAAAGAAGCCCAAAATGCACGGCTTCTGCTCTTGCTCGGTCATCCCGGACAAGGCAAAAGTTCCTGCTGTTTACGCTTTATGCACGACTTGGCGCAAGACGAAAGCACCGAAACGAAGCCGTTATACTTTGTGAAATTGCGCAATCTTGAAGCACAAGACACATTCTGGGGAAGCCCTTTGCATAGCTTAAAGACCTGGTTTGCCCAAAAACACCGCCTCGATGATGCCGATTTTGAATTTAAGGAACATGGTATCTTGATTTTGGACGGCTTCGACGAGTTGTATATGCAGCAAGGGCGCGGCGATACCGATGTTAAAAGTTTCTTGGACGTATTGAGCGCACAGTTGAAAGGCGAAGAATACCGCACCTTGCGCGTTTTGCTCACCAGCCGCACCATGTATGTTCCTTTGCACCAACTTGAACACCTTAAAACCGATGTCTTGGTCGCGCATTTAGCAGATTTGAGCTTTGAGGAACAGAAAAACTATGTGGCAACGTACCAAAACGCTACACAAAAAACAGCCTTGCCCTTAGCGGAGTTTTTGAATAATACTGATGATGATGACGACCTCTACCAAAATGTGTGCGAATTGCTGTCTCAACCGCTTTTGTTGCAAATGGTCGCCATGTCTGAAATGGCCATTATGACAGGCATGAACCGTGCTACCTTGTACGAAGAATTGTTTGATAAACTCATTCAAAAAAGCATTGAGCGCGAACAACCCAAGATAGACAGTAAAGGCAAAAGCCGCTTAGGATCGCTTACGCCCCGAAAAGAAGCCGATCAGCAGATTGCGCGAAGTTTCTTGCGGGATATGGCCTATTTCATCTTCCTAAACCGCCACGAATACATCCGCCATACCGATTTTGATGATACCGAAGGGCTTTTGCGTAAAAGTGCCAATACCTTTGCCAAGGCCATTGGGCGCGAAAGCTTCAAGGACTTAGAAGCCGATTTACGAAGCCTGTTCTCGGCATTCTATTTTGTGCAAGTGCCAACCTCAGACAAAGATAAAGTTGCCGAAGCCAAAGAAGCACAATATGCCATTGAGTTTTTGCACAAGTCGCTTTGGGAATATTTGGCTGCGGAACGGCTTTTTACACGGATGTGCCGTATTTTGACCTTCAAAGATGAGGAAGCGAATTTTTATGATGCCAAAACCGTCTTGGCAAAACTGCACGAACTCCTTGCTTACAAATGGCTCTCGCCCGAAATTGTGCAGTACTTTCACGACATTTGCCACCGATACGCCAATAACCCCAACCACGACAAAGACCGCCACAAAATACGCCAGCGCCTCACCGAGCTATTGCCCAAACTGATCCGCCGCGACTTCGTTTCTGCCTTGACCGATGACGGCTTGCCACCCATCGAAGCGGCATTGAATACGTTTTATGCGGTTTGGATTTTGGGTACGAATTTGCTTTCCGAGCAAGAGAAACAAACCTGGGATAGGGTTGTGGATGCGGAAATGGAAACGTATGAAAAAAGCGAAACCGCAAAAAAAGAACGCGCTGAATTGAATAAATTAAGGTATTGGGATTCGGCTAAAAAACGCGAAGTGATAGAGAAATATCGTGCGCCTTTGTACCAACGCATCGAAGCAAAACGCTTGGAACAAAAATTGGATGTTTTAATAAATTGCCAAGAAGGGGAACGCAACAAAGTTTCGATTTTATTATTTGCCTTACGCCATCAACACCTCCAATTTAGCCAACAAAAATTGGGTGATTTAGACACTTGGCAGTTTTCATTTGCCTATCAAAATTGGAAAAATGCGAATTGGGCGGGCGCAAATCTTGAAAGCGCAAATCTTGTAAGCGCAAATCTTTATCGCGCAAATCTTGAAAGCGCAAATCTTGTAAGCGCAAATCTTGTAAGCGCAAATCTTGTAAGCGCAAATCTTGTAAGCGCAAATCTTGTAAGCGCAAATCTTGATAGCGCAAATCTTTATCGCGCAAATCTTGATCGCGCAAATCTTGATCGCGCAAATCTTGTAAGCGCAAATCTTGTAAGCGCAAATCTTGATAGCGCAAATCTTGATCGCGCAAATCTTGTAAGCGCAAATCTTGTAAGCGCAAATCTAAAAGGGGCAGATTTATCTTTTGCCGATTTGCGCCATTCAACATGGAATCGAGACGTACAGTTTGGAGAAGGGTTATGGGAGGATGAAGAAACACGCGGCATGGAAACGGCGCAATGGGAAGGGGCGACTTTCGAGGGGCAAGCAGTGCAGTCGTGGGCGGAGATGAAAGCGCTCTTGGTGGCGCATGGTTGCTTGAAGGAATGACCACCGGCATAAAAACCTTGTTAATAACAAACGCCTTCCGATCCTTCGGATGCGAAAGGGTTTTCTCAGCACCCGAAAGCGTTAATAAAACCGCGCCCTGTACGATTTCTTTAGAACAGACGTAATAAATGGGGCATAGCCCTATGATCTTCGTAGAAACCGCACATTCAATAAAGCAAAAGGGGCATAGCCCTGGCATCATAAAAAACATACTGTTTTAAAAAGCCACGAAATTACGAAAGGGTTGATTGGTCATAACCTTTGCCACCCACAAACGCGCTATATCCTTCACCTAAGACGGTGATGTCATGGCACTTCCGGCGATGTATCCCGATGTCCAAGCATGTTGAAAGTTGAAGCCACCTGTTAAGGCATCCACATCCAAGACTTCTCCGGCAAAATACAACCCGGAGAACCGTTTGCTCTCCATGGTTCGGAAGTCCACCTCGGATAAACGCACACCGCCACACGTTACGAATTCGTCTTTGTTGGTAGATTTTCCTGCCACCTCGAACGTTGCCCTCACACATTGTTGGGCCAGGTGTTGCAAGTGCTTTTTGGAAACATCCGCCCACCGAATGACCCCGCATTGGGCGGCCTCGGTCAGGCTTTGCCAAAGTCTGGTAGGCAGGCCCCAAAGAGGGATTGTCCCCATATTTTTTCTTGGGTGCAAGGTTCGTTGTTGTTCAAAGAGCGAAAGGGCTTCGCTTTCGGTGGCCTTACCTGTAAAGTTGATTTCTATCGTAAAGCGGTAATGGGCTTCGTTTAATAAGCGTGCACCCCACGCCGAAAGCCGCAGAATGCTGGGTCCAGAAAGCCCCCAATGCGTCACCAAGAGCGGGCCTTCGGCTTGCAGCTTGGTTCCCACAACCCGAATCGTCGCATGGGGAACCGAGACACCCGCCAAACCCGCCAATCGTGTATCGCGGGTATTAAAGGTGAACAAAGACGGAACCGGTGGCTCGATGGTGTGCCCCAAGTCGGCTAATTGTTGCCAAATAGCCGCATTGCTCCCTGTGGCCACCAAAATTTTTGGGGTATTAATAACTTGCCCGTCGGAAGTGATCACCCGCCAGCCAGCCATATTCAAAGGCATAAGCTTGCGGAGTCCACATTTGGTTTTTACCACCACGCCCGCCTTTTTTGCGGCCTCGGTCAAGCATTGGATAATGGTCTCGGAAGAGTCGGAAACGGGAAACATGCGCCCATCGGCCTCGGTTTTGAGGGCAATGCCACGCTCGGCAAACCACGCCACGGTATGTTTTGGATTAAAGCGGTTAAACGGGCCAATCAGTGCTTTTCCACCACGAGGATAATGACGGATCAGGGCGCTGGGATCAAAACAGTGATGGGTTACGTTGCATCGCCCGCCACCGGAAATCCGTACTTTGCCCAAAACATAGGGCGCACGTTCCAATATGCAAACGTTTGCGTTGGGGTTAGACGTCGTTGCTTGAATGGCCGCAAAGAAGCCAGCGGCTCCACCGCCAATGACCAAAATATCGGGGTGAGTCATTTTATATACGGCTTCTATTGCGTAGATTTACAGAAATATCTTCGTCTTCGATAGGGAGTTCTTCGTCGGGAAGCGAGATACGCGGGGATGCCGAAAGAGTGACGGCATTGGCGGCTCGTGTAGGAGCCTCGGTTTCTATCATCTGGCGAAATTCATGGAGCAAAACCTCTCCTTTTGTGGGCTGTCGGTTGCTTTGTATAACCGCCAATCGTTGAAGTAAATACCCTACAAATAGGGTTAAAAATGCAAATAACCAACCCGAAAGTCCGGCATCGGATGCGGCGTCGCCCACAATACCCGTTAAAATAAAGATAAAAATGGTACTAAACACCAAGCCCAATTGTAAGCCATAACGTTCTTCTCGGAGGCGAATCCGGGTGCGGCCATTTTTAGAGGTGACGCTGATCGCTGCTATTTCGTCGTCATTGGATGCATAAATCCAATCGCGGGTATTGCCTACCCGTTCCACACGCCCTTGATTTTTGTAGGTAAAGCGTAATTTATGCACCATTTCTTCCCATAATTCCTCGCTTACTTCGCCCTCTACCATTTTTTCCTGTGTGGTTTGCAAGGGGGCGCCCCAGAAATAAAATTCTTTTTTTAGTACTTGCGCGTCTTGTCTTTGAAGTGCTTCCTCCAAAAAATGGGGTTGGATACCCATTTCTTCAGCCAATTTCCGCAATTCCTGCTCTGTCAGGCCATACCCGCT
The genomic region above belongs to Bacteroidetes Order II. bacterium and contains:
- a CDS encoding pentapeptide repeat-containing protein, producing the protein MIISIGQDKKKIGEHGKNVLQGILNNLDDLADFKFGSFLREAYKDIKDKTPEQQAFLWLQSALIEAWIECLEQYHRDYALDVSLYRKEGILDVLQESFEINEEFYQKPDEQPFVKAAQRSFEAWLKREAMAARLKEKYVLQYPTFVAKALYTALQATPSQSAFIDQALNDKFFPYQKRVLRWREQQQTWKQLYETADAFGKEFALKEAYIMPRFVLFAGKQPHEWGSMGEDEMEEAWKNKQGFPDNPRLQQEWRRKRTKQYQFTAPCDNPENHDIHKFLRAFAQGKIRNLNLSKIDKEAQNARLLLLLGHPGQGKSSCCLRFMHDLAQDESTETKPLYFVKLRNLEAQDTFWGSPLHSLKTWFAQKHRLDDADFEFKEHGILILDGFDELYMQQGRGDTDVKSFLDVLSAQLKGEEYRTLRVLLTSRTMYVPLHQLEHLKTDVLVAHLADLSFEEQKNYVATYQNATQKTALPLAEFLNNTDDDDDLYQNVCELLSQPLLLQMVAMSEMAIMTGMNRATLYEELFDKLIQKSIEREQPKIDSKGKSRLGSLTPRKEADQQIARSFLRDMAYFIFLNRHEYIRHTDFDDTEGLLRKSANTFAKAIGRESFKDLEADLRSLFSAFYFVQVPTSDKDKVAEAKEAQYAIEFLHKSLWEYLAAERLFTRMCRILTFKDEEANFYDAKTVLAKLHELLAYKWLSPEIVQYFHDICHRYANNPNHDKDRHKIRQRLTELLPKLIRRDFVSALTDDGLPPIEAALNTFYAVWILGTNLLSEQEKQTWDRVVDAEMETYEKSETAKKERAELNKLRYWDSAKKREVIEKYRAPLYQRIEAKRLEQKLDVLINCQEGERNKVSILLFALRHQHLQFSQQKLGDLDTWQFSFAYQNWKNANWAGANLESANLVSANLYRANLESANLVSANLVSANLVSANLVSANLVSANLDSANLYRANLDRANLDRANLVSANLVSANLDSANLDRANLVSANLVSANLKGADLSFADLRHSTWNRDVQFGEGLWEDEETRGMETAQWEGATFEGQAVQSWAEMKALLVAHGCLKE
- a CDS encoding NAD(P)/FAD-dependent oxidoreductase → MTHPDILVIGGGAAGFFAAIQATTSNPNANVCILERAPYVLGKVRISGGGRCNVTHHCFDPSALIRHYPRGGKALIGPFNRFNPKHTVAWFAERGIALKTEADGRMFPVSDSSETIIQCLTEAAKKAGVVVKTKCGLRKLMPLNMAGWRVITSDGQVINTPKILVATGSNAAIWQQLADLGHTIEPPVPSLFTFNTRDTRLAGLAGVSVPHATIRVVGTKLQAEGPLLVTHWGLSGPSILRLSAWGARLLNEAHYRFTIEINFTGKATESEALSLFEQQRTLHPRKNMGTIPLWGLPTRLWQSLTEAAQCGVIRWADVSKKHLQHLAQQCVRATFEVAGKSTNKDEFVTCGGVRLSEVDFRTMESKRFSGLYFAGEVLDVDALTGGFNFQHAWTSGYIAGSAMTSPS